In Ruminiclostridium papyrosolvens DSM 2782, the following proteins share a genomic window:
- a CDS encoding polyketide synthase dehydratase domain-containing protein — MNDSHKIYETFLSINQNFISDHKVMSRCVVPAAVYFALVMLPLTQDKKLQGIEFSDINITNAMVVEEDVPTKAAVHLEYDNSMFRFKVMSSVQDKNIIHALGKVSESPILRGDSLMLNEIRTRCQGIINKNEFYKRYEDSGILYGKYYKTVEEVYTNKFEFLSTIKNSNINSENQSFTINPSIIDGVIQSIGAIYRGSPKNIYLPSFIRRVRVYKQPEDISYCYGVAYCDSSKNPEQLVYDILVCNKDGSLVMDFSHFVLKRFV, encoded by the coding sequence ATGAATGATTCACACAAAATATATGAAACCTTCTTATCAATAAACCAAAATTTTATCAGTGACCATAAAGTTATGTCCAGATGTGTTGTACCGGCAGCAGTATATTTTGCATTGGTTATGCTGCCGTTAACACAAGACAAAAAGCTCCAAGGTATTGAATTTTCAGATATAAATATAACAAACGCAATGGTTGTTGAAGAGGATGTGCCCACAAAAGCAGCGGTTCATCTGGAGTATGATAATTCTATGTTCAGATTTAAGGTAATGAGTAGTGTACAGGATAAGAACATTATACATGCATTAGGTAAAGTAAGTGAGTCCCCTATTTTGCGGGGGGATTCCTTGATGCTTAATGAAATTAGAACAAGATGCCAAGGCATAATCAATAAAAATGAATTTTATAAAAGATATGAGGATAGCGGCATACTATATGGGAAGTATTACAAAACAGTTGAGGAAGTTTATACAAATAAATTTGAATTTTTATCAACTATAAAAAACAGCAATATAAATTCAGAAAACCAGTCTTTTACAATTAACCCTTCAATAATAGATGGGGTAATACAATCAATAGGAGCCATTTATCGTGGAAGCCCCAAAAATATTTATTTGCCAAGTTTTATAAGAAGGGTTCGTGTTTATAAACAACCGGAGGATATAAGTTACTGCTATGGTGTTGCATACTGTGATAGCTCAAAAAATCCGGAGCAGTTGGTATATGACATATTGGTCTGTAATAAAGATGGCTCTTTAGTAATGGACTTTTCGCATTTTGTACTGAAAAGATTTGTTTAA